The genomic region GGGCCCGGTCGGTGGCGGCGCCGCCGGTGAACGCGACGTCGAGCACGTCGGCGGCCGGAACGGCCAGGGCCACCGGGTTGACGCCGCCCAGGGTCGGCGCGTCCTGGGCGGGCAACAGCAGCGTGCCGCCCGCCACCACGAGCCCGAGGGCGGTCGCGCCGAGGCGGCGCCACCCTCGGGCGATCGGATGGAGTCGTGTCGTCACGACATCTCCTTTGGTTGGGGGTGTTCTGTTGGTGTTCGGCTGGGTCGCTGGTCAGGTCCCGGGGAGGCCGGCCACGGCGGCGGCGGAGATGCCGACGCCGATGAGGGTGATCCCGCCGGCGGCCAGCACGGGGGCCACCCGCGCGCCCAACTGCAGGAGCGCGCGGGACGAGGCGGCGCGGGCCACGAGGGAGCGGCCGGTGAGGGCCAGGAGGCCGACGGTGAAGAGCACCGCGGCGAGCCCGAGACCGAAGCAGGCCACGAGGAGCAGGGCGAACCCGGCCCGGCCGGCGAAGATGCCGGTCACCAGCACGAGGAAGGCCGCCGGCGACGGCGTCAGGCCACCGGACACGCCCAGCAGGAGCAGACCGGGGCGGGAGGTGTGGGTATGGCCGTGGCTGTGGTCGTGAGTGTGGCTGTGGTCGTGGCTGTGGCCGTGCGCGTGGTGATGACCGCGCCGGCGCAGGTGGCGCAGCAGCAGCCAGAGCCCGACGGCGACGACGGTCAGGCCGGCCGCGAACTGCAGGCCGGTGGTCAGTCGCTCGAGGCTGACCAGATCGGAGAGGGAGAAGAAGGTCCAGGCGACCGCGATGGCCAGCACCGAGACGCTGTGCATCGCGGCCACCGACAGACCCAGCCAGGCGGCGTCGCGGACCCGGCCGCGGGAGCCGATCAGGTACGCCGCCGCGAGACTCT from Micromonospora sp. WMMD812 harbors:
- a CDS encoding cobalt transporter; translated protein: MDVATSLGAASGLFDRLLSGDFFGAAGFGDRLIEIVQSPGFVPVALVIAFVAGAAHGLAPGHGKSLAAAYLIGSRGRVRDAAWLGLSVAAMHSVSVLAIAVAWTFFSLSDLVSLERLTTGLQFAAGLTVVAVGLWLLLRHLRRRGHHHAHGHSHDHSHTHDHSHGHTHTSRPGLLLLGVSGGLTPSPAAFLVLVTGIFAGRAGFALLLVACFGLGLAAVLFTVGLLALTGRSLVARAASSRALLQLGARVAPVLAAGGITLIGVGISAAAVAGLPGT